ACGAGATCTGCTGGTTCGCCCACCAGCCGGCGGAGTACCGCAACTCGTGGCTGCGGTACGCGCAAGACTGGATTTGCGCCACTGACCCTAACGGCTTTCTCCAGATGCCGGCAAGCCGCTGCCTGGCCAGCCCGGTGGGCGAGATCAGCTGGTATCTGGCCAACACCCCGAGCCCTGCCACTCCCAACGGGTTTGGCCAGGAGGAGACGATCAAGGCCATCTGGGCCGGCGACACGTGAGCGGCGATCACGGCTGGACGATTGCACGGAAACCAAGGTATTCATACTCGCCGTCGAACATGCGGTAGTTGCGGTTCCCGCAGCGACAATCGTACCACTGCACAGACCACGAGCCGCCGCGCATCACCCGGGAATCGCCGGTGAGCGCACCAGTCGGGTCCTCTTCGGGCGAGCTGAGATAATAGTCCGCCGCGTACCGGTCCTGGCACCACTCGTTGGCATTCCCGATTATATCGTACAGGCCGAAGGCATTGGGTTTGAAGGAGCCTACTGGCGCGGTCACGGCATACCCATCATTCACATCGAGGACCTTCCAGTCACGCCAAGTCTTCTTGCCGGTGATGTCGGGCACGTTCGCAAACTCTGCCGCCGCAGAAGCGTCTTCTCCCCAGAAATAACGCGTTTTCGTGCCTGCGCGACAGGCGTACTCCCACTGGGCCTCGCTCGGGAGACAGACCCCGGCCCAGTCGCAGTAGGCAGCAGCGTCCCGCCACTGCATGCGGACTGCGGGTTGCATGGGTCCCTCCAGCGAATGTCCCTCGCGCACGCCGCTTCTGTGGCTGCGTTTGAACTTGCGGAACTGGTTGTTGGTCACTTCGTAACGGTACATCCAGAACCCTTTGGTTAGCCGTACGCCGTGCCGGGGCCCCTCG
This region of Armatimonadota bacterium genomic DNA includes:
- a CDS encoding SUMF1/EgtB/PvdO family nonheme iron enzyme encodes the protein MRAVIVLTIFAGLSLSAVDCAEIQSIMKRTGPAFEAGMTPATLKWGADNVAYPDRFVVNPKDGAEMVWVPAGDFEMGSSAEEIEWAFGQAQEALGSRALREWFDDEGPRHGVRLTKGFWMYRYEVTNNQFRKFKRSHRSGVREGHSLEGPMQPAVRMQWRDAAAYCDWAGVCLPSEAQWEYACRAGTKTRYFWGEDASAAAEFANVPDITGKKTWRDWKVLDVNDGYAVTAPVGSFKPNAFGLYDIIGNANEWCQDRYAADYYLSSPEEDPTGALTGDSRVMRGGSWSVQWYDCRCGNRNYRMFDGEYEYLGFRAIVQP